In a genomic window of Phragmites australis chromosome 14, lpPhrAust1.1, whole genome shotgun sequence:
- the LOC133890816 gene encoding probable mediator of RNA polymerase II transcription subunit 26b isoform X1, with the protein MAPPSMDYWLGFFRGAGDNIFDAIDAAITIAASDNPGALRARRDGIAERLYTALLVTGATAPVGAAAAPGAAAGTPVTGAPTPAQLLPEGAGSVPSLCSSDRAEAITNDGAPRRGDSVLAETERIKAILLNDQEKLMQSEVALLELLLRLQQLDLTMDTLEVTAIGKAVGNFRKHNSKQIRNLVRSLIEGWKRTVDVYLARCRDAVVDHTPQSMGPSSLEQEERGVASTPMEEGALFATPRTSIQLSEESPGSKFSDGMDEDRSIRNNAGRDDGQQYPMNHEPVRRSTPMGQRYDQERCWRQEQSVIRQSQPQELNNGRPQVRPRPHQDASPAQGRLQSTPSDKPVSHHDENSVRAKLELAKNAKLEATKRKLQEGYQEFDNAKKQRTIQMVDPQNLPKQGNRNFQPSGKPRNNSNRNWSR; encoded by the exons ATGGCGCCGCCGTCGATGGACTATTGGCTCGGCTTCTTCCGCGGCGCCGGGGACAATATCTTCGACGCCATCGACGCGGCCATCACCATCGCCGCGTCCGACAACCCCGGCGCCCTCCGCGCGCGCCGCGACGGCATCGCCGAGCGCCTCTACACCGCGCTATTGGTGACCGGCGCAACGGCGCCGgtcggggcggcggcggcccccGGAGCGGCGGCGGGAACCCCTGTGACGGGGGCGCCGACGCCTGCGCAGCTCCTCCCCGAGGGCGCCGGCAGCGTGCCCAGCCTCTGCAGCTCCGACCGCGCCGAGGCCATCACCAACGACGGCGCCCCGCGCCGCGGCGATTCCGTCCTCGCCGAGACCGAGCGCATCAAGGCCATCCTCCTCAACGACCAAGAAAAG TTGATGCAGTCGGAGGTCGCGTTGCTGGAGCTGCTCCTGCGGTTGCAACAGTTGGACCTCACGATGGACACCTTGGAG GTCACTGCAATAGGCAAGGCGGTGGGTAACTTCCGGAAGCACAACTCCAAGCAGATTCGGAACCTCGTCAGATCGCTCATCGA AGGTTGGAAGCGTACAGTTGATGTGTATCTTGCTCGCTGCAGAGACGCCGTTGTAG ATCACACACCTCAGTCCATGGGACCTTCTAGCTTGGAGCAGGAGGAACGAGGGGTGGCTTCGACCCCCATGGAGGAAGGCGCCCTCTTCGCTACGCCAAGAACTTCCATTCAGCTGTCCGAG GAAAGTCCAGGTTCCAAGTTCTCTGATGGAATGGATGAGGATCGAA GCATCAGAAACAATGCCGGTAGGGATGATGGCCAGCAGTATCCAATGAACCATGAACCAGTTAGAAGGTCAACACCAATGGGCCAGCGGTATGATCAAGAGCGGTGCTGGAGGCAAGAACAATCTGTGATAAGGCAGTCTCAACCTCAGGAACTGAACAATGGGAGACCTCAGGTGAGGCCTAGGCCACATCAAGATGCCTCACCGGCTCAAGGCAGGCTGCAATCCACTCCGTCAGAT AAACCGGTGAGCCACCATGACGAAAATTCTGTTCGAGCAAAGCTAGAGCTTGCAAAGAATGCAAAGCTAGAGGCGACTAAGCGAAAGCTTCAGGAAGGTTACCAAGAATTCGATAACG CAAAGAAGCAGAGAACTATACAAATGGTGGATCCACAAAATTTACCAAAGCAAGGGAACCGGAATTTTCAACCTAGCGGCAAGCCAAGGAATAACAGCAACCGGAATTGGTCAAGATGA
- the LOC133890816 gene encoding probable mediator of RNA polymerase II transcription subunit 26b isoform X2 has protein sequence MAPPSMDYWLGFFRGAGDNIFDAIDAAITIAASDNPGALRARRDGIAERLYTALLVTGATAPVGAAAAPGAAAGTPVTGAPTPAQLLPEGAGSVPSLCSSDRAEAITNDGAPRRGDSVLAETERIKAILLNDQEKSEVALLELLLRLQQLDLTMDTLEVTAIGKAVGNFRKHNSKQIRNLVRSLIEGWKRTVDVYLARCRDAVVDHTPQSMGPSSLEQEERGVASTPMEEGALFATPRTSIQLSEESPGSKFSDGMDEDRSIRNNAGRDDGQQYPMNHEPVRRSTPMGQRYDQERCWRQEQSVIRQSQPQELNNGRPQVRPRPHQDASPAQGRLQSTPSDKPVSHHDENSVRAKLELAKNAKLEATKRKLQEGYQEFDNAKKQRTIQMVDPQNLPKQGNRNFQPSGKPRNNSNRNWSR, from the exons ATGGCGCCGCCGTCGATGGACTATTGGCTCGGCTTCTTCCGCGGCGCCGGGGACAATATCTTCGACGCCATCGACGCGGCCATCACCATCGCCGCGTCCGACAACCCCGGCGCCCTCCGCGCGCGCCGCGACGGCATCGCCGAGCGCCTCTACACCGCGCTATTGGTGACCGGCGCAACGGCGCCGgtcggggcggcggcggcccccGGAGCGGCGGCGGGAACCCCTGTGACGGGGGCGCCGACGCCTGCGCAGCTCCTCCCCGAGGGCGCCGGCAGCGTGCCCAGCCTCTGCAGCTCCGACCGCGCCGAGGCCATCACCAACGACGGCGCCCCGCGCCGCGGCGATTCCGTCCTCGCCGAGACCGAGCGCATCAAGGCCATCCTCCTCAACGACCAAGAAAAG TCGGAGGTCGCGTTGCTGGAGCTGCTCCTGCGGTTGCAACAGTTGGACCTCACGATGGACACCTTGGAG GTCACTGCAATAGGCAAGGCGGTGGGTAACTTCCGGAAGCACAACTCCAAGCAGATTCGGAACCTCGTCAGATCGCTCATCGA AGGTTGGAAGCGTACAGTTGATGTGTATCTTGCTCGCTGCAGAGACGCCGTTGTAG ATCACACACCTCAGTCCATGGGACCTTCTAGCTTGGAGCAGGAGGAACGAGGGGTGGCTTCGACCCCCATGGAGGAAGGCGCCCTCTTCGCTACGCCAAGAACTTCCATTCAGCTGTCCGAG GAAAGTCCAGGTTCCAAGTTCTCTGATGGAATGGATGAGGATCGAA GCATCAGAAACAATGCCGGTAGGGATGATGGCCAGCAGTATCCAATGAACCATGAACCAGTTAGAAGGTCAACACCAATGGGCCAGCGGTATGATCAAGAGCGGTGCTGGAGGCAAGAACAATCTGTGATAAGGCAGTCTCAACCTCAGGAACTGAACAATGGGAGACCTCAGGTGAGGCCTAGGCCACATCAAGATGCCTCACCGGCTCAAGGCAGGCTGCAATCCACTCCGTCAGAT AAACCGGTGAGCCACCATGACGAAAATTCTGTTCGAGCAAAGCTAGAGCTTGCAAAGAATGCAAAGCTAGAGGCGACTAAGCGAAAGCTTCAGGAAGGTTACCAAGAATTCGATAACG CAAAGAAGCAGAGAACTATACAAATGGTGGATCCACAAAATTTACCAAAGCAAGGGAACCGGAATTTTCAACCTAGCGGCAAGCCAAGGAATAACAGCAACCGGAATTGGTCAAGATGA